The following nucleotide sequence is from Paroedura picta isolate Pp20150507F chromosome 1, Ppicta_v3.0, whole genome shotgun sequence.
tagtggttaggagtgcagacttctggtgagccgggttcgattttgtgctcccccgcatgcagccagctgggtgatcttggactcctctcagcactgatatagctgttctgaccaagcagtgatatcagggctctctcagcctcacccacctcacagggtgtctgttgtggggagaggaaagggaaggcgactgtaagcccctttgaggctccttcgggtataTAAGAACCCAACTTCTTTGGCAtacaagaatcaactcttctcttcttcaataTCAAAGGTGCAATCTAAAACCAGCACCGCCTAACCATGACTTCTATTCATACATCACCAATCTTGTCTTTCCCTCTGTTATCTTCTCTAATATTTTTCCCCCAGATTTTAAGGTCCTTGGGGGCCAGGACATATAAAACATTGTCTCTGCTGATGGTAATATAGTGGAAATAGTAATGTTTCCAATATAACTTTTCaatatgttttattattaaaCTCAGCTATTGTACTAAAGTATATAGAAGTGATGATTCCTTGGGTATTAAACTGATTAAACTGTAAAGTCATAATTAAAAGACATGGTTTTCCCTCCCTGTAGATGGTGGAATTGCACGTTTGAAAGTATATGGCACGATATCAAGAGACTGGTCACTTTCTGGTCAGAATGATTTGAATGATTTGGTGGCAATGGTGAATGGAGGTATCTGTGTTGGATATAGCAATGCTCAGTTAGGTCATCCCCATAATATACTGGGTAAGAGTAAGACTAGTTCCTTTTctatttaataataatttgtttaGTTTTTATTTCATTCAGGAGGTAAAATATGTCTCAAAGTCTGTAAAGTTTTCATGCATGTCTGCAATATGAcactgttgagagccagcttggtgtagtggttaggagcatggacttctaatcctgcagctgggtaactttgggctcaccccagcactaataaggctgttatgactgagcagtgatatcagggctctctcagcctcacctatctcacaggatgtctgttatggggagaggaaagggaagccgattgtaagccactttgagactcctttggatagagaaaagtggcatataagaaccaattcttcttcttcttcttcttcttcttcttcttcttcttcttcttctctgtgatGTTCCTTAAATTCTAAGGATGCAACTTAATCAGATAACAACTGAAGAGGTGTCCTAATTAAAAGTTCCTGCTAAGCTCACAtactatttaaaaacaaaaaaaaatgttttttttcatcaAAGCTATTAATTCCTATGCATATTCAATAAGTTAATCAGTTTAAACTTATGAGTAATAACTTGTATGATTCTTTTTATTCAGGTTTCTGCCATACTAAGTTCAGAGGAAATTTGAGGAAAACATtcctttttagggttgccaaccactgcTAGAAACAGCTAGGAGAAATTATGGGGTGGGGGATAAGCTTGCTGGTATcacgtgatgtcacttctgttgcAAACCGGAAATGATATCATCATATTGGGGTAACATTCTGGGATCCACCCAAACTATGTTTAAACAATTCAGTTTGGGGCAAGTCTTAGAGTTCATCCTAACACAGTGACATAGCTTCCAGTTTTGCTCTGGAAAGACATTGTACATCTGTGCAAAGCTGGCACGCTCTGTATTGAGCCAATGTAATGGCAGTGGAGAATGGAGAGGTGAAAGCTGAGAGATGTCCAACTATAGAGGGAGACATGCCCCCCATCCCACAAGCACTCCCTATAATACTTACAAACAAGTACAGATTAGTTAACTGATAATTAACTGTTAGTATTCCTTAGTATTAACTCTGAGATTTAAATTAATTGGTTAGGAACAGGACGTGCGAAGTCCATGAAAGACGGCTGGGAGACAAGAAGAAGTTTGGAAAGACCGTCAATTCTAAAAGTACGAACAATATACATAGTTCTTTATATGTGAATCTTGACTTGGATCCACACTTTCTGTTGcatgagtggtaaggcagttgtacagatgtgtgtatgtgtgtagatTTCTGTTGATTCTTCcttctgctgcagcctcctgTTGCTGAGAGCTCTTTGACTTCTAGCAGAGGCTTGGGAGTGGGCACAGGTAGGGCAGAAGGTAGAGATACGGAGACTATTCATACGATCAAGATGGCCGTCCTTATTTACTAATAGTGATGTGTGGCCCAcatctgtgaatacttaaatccacAAATCATCCTTTAAAGGAGGTCTTACTGGGACCAGGCTTGACAACAACCAGTGTGTAACTTGATATTATGTGACTTCCCCAACTCACCTAGATATAACTGTTTACTACTGTTCAACAGAAGCCACtgtatgaaagccagtgtggtgcagaagTTAGAACTTTAGAGaagggtctagagcaggggtagtcaaactgcggccctccagatgtccatgggctacaattcccatgagcccctgccagtgtttgctggcaggggctcatgggaattgtagtccatggacatctgcagggccgcagtttgactacccctgctctagaggatccaagttcaaatcactGGTCACTATGTGATGCTGAGCCACTCACATagtttcagcctaacctatctcacagagttgctgtgaggGTAAAAAGGAATGTAAACTACTtttgtccccctccccgccccctgtgGCGAAAGACAAATATTAAATCCTGTTGTTACCCACTCaggactgagcctcttgtggcgcagagtggtaaggcagccgtctgaaagctttgcccatgaggctgggagttcaatcccagcagccggctcaaggttgactcagccttccatccttccgaggtcggtaaaatgagtacccagcttgctggggggtaaacggtaatgactggggaaggcactggcaaaccaccccgtattgagtctgccaagaaaacgctagagggcgtcaccccaagggtcagacatgactcggtgcttgcacaggggatacctttacctttacctttacccactcAGACTCAATCGGGAAGGGCaggcaataataataaagttattaatattattataaataataaatatagctcaAGACGAAAAACAGATAAAAAGTAGGCTGATTAATGattgagaaggagagaatgaggcagagaaaggggagaggttaTGGGGGTTTTCACATGAAAAGAGGACATAGTGGAGGAGAGAGAAATGCCACAAGTCCTTGAAGATATCCACTTACTAAGAAATGTTAATAACCCTACCCTCATGTCAAGAGTGGCATGAACATAGATTAGAACCAGGTGGTTAGTTAGTATTCACAATTTAGTATTCTCTAAATTGCATCCATACTATTTTGCCCTCAATATTATCAATAAGACTTCTTTACCATGAtttttcatgagcctcttgtggcgcagagtggtaaggcagccgtctgaaagctttgcccataaggctgggagttcaatcccagcagccggctcaaggttgactcagccttccatccttccgaggtcggtaaaatgagtacccagcttgctggggggtaaacggtcatgactggggaaggcactggcaaaccaccccgtattgagtctgccatgaaaacgctagagggcgtcaccccaagggtcagacatgactcggtgcttgcacaggggatacctttacctttacctttttaccatgaTTTAAGTATATTTGCATATTTCTTCcacagaataatttttaaaaacctacacaTGATGTAGCCATAATATATCCCAATATAAATATGTCAAGGtgaactttaaaaacaatattgCCCCTTTTTCATCCAGCTGACAATCATCAATCAATTTTTTCAAACTTTGCCTTTTCCACCTACACACAGGGCACAATCAGTTGCCCCAGGTGCAGTGCAAGTGACCTTTACCAATGAAAGGCAAAAGAGAGGGAAGGGCTATATGTCAGGGATCATCAAGGTATGCAGCTCCCATGTCATGCTGTGTGTGACCTGATTTAAATGTAATACTGGTGGTGATTAAAAACGGTGTGAATTCCCTCCACCCAGAGACGTGTTAAAACTGAGTCACTACATGTACTGTGTTACTCAACCAGAAAAATGTCCCTCTGGGATCTGAATTTCTGGTGTATTTGCATGTGTAGCAGTTAGGGGTTTACTTTAAACAATGCTCTGATGTATGTAGCTTCATATTTTCAGACTAGTATGTTCTTTTTGCCTACCAGTAACAAGTTTCCAGAGGGCCTGTGCATAGGTGTGGGAAGTCTAGAGACACAGAGGTTACATCTGCGGTGCTAATGGATTATGCCCATTTCTTCTCTGGAGGAATTACTAGCCAAATAATTCTGTATTTTCAATTTCAGGCTGATGACAAAGGAAACCTCCTTATACCAGGAAGGGAATGGGCAGTTTTTCGACTGGGCCATCCGGGTATAATAACACACGTAGAAATAGACACCAATCACTTTAAAGGTGAATATATGCTTTCAGTCCTTTGACTCTGTTACTTTCTTTGCATGTCCATTAATTGTATGAATATTCCTGAATGTTTCAAAGATTCAGAGGCAAACATTTTTGATCAATTTTGTTGATAGGTGAAATATGAGAAATTAATGAAATATAGAAAATATTTTACCTTCTCCCCCTTCAAGCTGTAATAGGATCTCTGATGGGCAGGTTTCATTACATGTTTCAGTTTTGCAAATATCACAGGGTTCTTTATAAGCTTGATCCTATGTATGTTTGTGTGGAAATAAATATCACCTGGGGTCAGGtagggcttacttccaagtaaatgtatGATTTACGATCTTGCTTTTTATGACAAAAGGCTATTGTtatatccatttttttttactatcagGAAACTTTCCAGATACTTGTACACTTGACGCTTGTATTTTGAGTGTACAAGAAGAAAATAACTGCATAGCACAAAAATGGTCCCTGGAAAAGGATACAAAATGGAATGTCTTGCTGCCTGTAATGACGGTACGTTTGCAACGTCCATATCTGAAAGTAGCGGGTTCCTTTCTCTTTAGCCCAGTCATACTGACTTGGAGAACCACATGCACAATTACCATCAACTAGAAGAGCCCCATGATTACTGTGTGCCTTGTGCACCACTACAGCAAACATACACACATTCAACAATACCACCTTAAGAATCACCACAGTACCTCTGAGCATACAGAGCTCTCTCTTCCTGCCACTGCTGGACTCCTTGGCCCTTAATTTCCTTCATGGTTTTCTTGCTGTCCCTGGCACAAACCTCACTGCTTAGATGAGAGCCAGATGGCCTGGCTACTCCACCTTGTGGCAGCGAGAGAGTGAGAAATCAGCAAGCAAAGTAAACGGTGCCCAGGCTGCACTCTGCAGAAGCTGGCTCTGAGCCAGTCAGCAATGTTGTGAAGGTTTTCTTTGTAAGAAGCCTGTGTGCTTCCCTCTTTGGCCATCATGAGGCACAGACGCTGAGGCAACAGAGCAAGTTGGCctttgagaaagaagaagagttggttcttatatgctgcttttctctactaggagtctcaaagtggcttatggtcatcttccctttcccctccccaccacagacaccctgtgaggtgggtgaggctgagagagccctgatattactgctcggtcagaacagctttatcagtgctgtagagagcccaaggtcacccatttggttgcatgtgggggagcggggaatcaaatctggctggccagattagaagtccatgctcctaactcctacaccaagctggctttcaccaAGATGGAGGAAACCTCTCCTCTTAGGCCATGACTAGAGGGGTGGTGGTTTTAATCTCTTGGAAGCTGCTAAAATGGACTGTAGTTAATACCTGAACAGGTTGGGAGGGGGTAGTTGTTACAAGGCAGAACTTAAACATCCAATTTACTATagttcttttttcccttccagCTCAAACCCCACAAAAGACATTTTTTTGATGCCACTGCCATACAAACACTGAACGTCTGTACTCATGTGAAACTTACTATTGCCCCAGATGGAGGCATAAGTAGGCTGCGTCTCTGGGGCTTTCCACGGATTCCCTCCCACGTGAGAGGGTAAAAACCACCCAAGAAAAAAGCTGTGACAGAATTTCACTTTCACTAATATGCAAAATTAATACATTAATCTGTATTTATATATTCATTGAATTGTACAGAGTTTTCCACATGAGTGGTTCAAACACAAAAATTGTTATGGATGTGCAATAATGCCCCATTTCTCTAggtgaatgaataaaatacattttgcaaataTGTTATCTGATTTGGGAAGATGCATTATTTATAATTAAGCAATGATAAGATGCAGAGCATGCAGTTACAAAAACCTTTGGGATAATGCAGTAATTTATGCCCCTCCAAATTCCTATACATGGCACATAGGGGTgcgtgattttttttcttttagatagCTTTCAAAATATTAAGCATAACCACTACTGCTCATtacaaaaataatacattttaattttgcttGCCTTATAACTTGGAAAAAATTCAAAACATGTTGTCATGTATGACACTGTTTATATGAGATTTAAAAACTCAACTTTAGGCCTATTTGCTGGGAAGCAATTGATAAGGCTTGCTctgtaaatatgtttaaaattgtGGCAAATGTATACAGAATGTTTACAGATTCTGGAAGTATTAACAGTATTAAAACTGATTGCAAATGTTTTTCTTGTCTTAGTGATATTATACCATAATGCATTTGGAGTTTATTCATTTTCTTCTCTGAAGCCGTGTCTATATTTGCTCGTCTAAAAAGCTTTTGCTTtatgaataataattaaaaagttaTTACGTTATTGGTCATGTGTGTGGCATACTTGATATTCTGGGCTTTCAATTTCATTATCTTTATTTTAACCAAAATACCGTATCAAGTATCTTTTGTGAGTCGGTCCGTTTGTGCGTATTGGGCCTTACCAATACtattgccagatctgggttgggacatCCTTGATAatttagggcaagggtagtcaacctgtggccctccagatgttaatggactacaattcccacgagcccctgccagcaaactggcaggggctcgtgggaattgtagtccatgaacatctggagggccacaggttgactacccctgatttaggggtcGAGACTAGGGACTCCAGGGTCTGAGGGGGGATATCATCAGGGGAAAATGCCATAGAACctaccctcccaagcatccatattctccaggggaattgatcacaTTCATCTTAGAGATGTTGAAATTATGGAAGACCTCAAGGCCCTgccaggaggttggcacccctacgaATTAACCCATGAACATGCCTTTTGAGACCTATTTTTGCGGCTGCATTTCCTTCCCTTTGTTATACTGTTAAATTTGTTGTGGGATAAGTGGATTGCAGAATCCCCTCCTACCCCTTTTTCCAACAAAATAACTCTTAACCATTCCGATGGTTGataaaatatcatagaatcatagaatcatagagttggaaggggccatacaggccatctagtccaaccccctgctcaacgcaggatcagcccgaagcatcctaaagcatctaagaaaagtgtgtatccaacctttgcttgaagagcaaagggtttttttttcgtGCCTGTTCTGCCCAGCCTTAAGCCACAGGAAGTCCATTTTGGAAAGGCCCGCAAAGGACGACACCCGTCTCCAGCTCCGTCGCCCCAAACACATTCCCGTTGGGTTTTGCAGCTTATTGGCACCTCCAGCGATCCCAGCACGAATCTCCCGAGTCATGTGCGTTGCACGAATCGAATTGGAGCAAGAATAAAACTTCCCTGCACTAATCCCGGAGCACTTTTAATGCAAACTATTCTCCCGACGGCACCTTTTACCTTTCTGTTCTTCGACAGCATTTCTCAACTCTCTGGTTTCCAAACCACGAGGCGATGCTCCCAAAATGCACCCCCAGCATCGCTTCCTGGCCACGCGCGCCTTTCGTTCTCTTGGCTTCTCGGGGACCCCAGACCAATGTAGCGGCTACTTCCCAGTCCCATACTGGTGCATTTTTCTTTGAAACACGGACACATGTCTGCTCGGGCTGCACAGGAGGCGTACCGGGAGCCCCCTCACGAAGGGCGCAGGCGGCGCCATTACGCGCTGCGGTGGGGAGAGTCCAGCCAAGGAGGGGAGACGAAGACGGGGAAGGTCTGCTTAATTGAAAGGCGACAGAAAAAGGCGGGAAAATGGGGAGGCGGCGAGAGGGGTGCGTGTTAAAGTGAAACAATAGCATCTGCCGAGGCGGTTGGCTTTTACATGAAGGAAATGTCAGGAGGAGCAATTTCGGGAAAAGGAGGAAGCGTGGTTTCGAACGGAGAAACTTTGGGGGGGACTCTTAAGTCCCAGGGGGAGGCTAAGAGACTCTACGTCCGGAAGACCCCGACCAAGGCATGCGCCGActttgggggaggaagagaacaatTGGGAATAAAGGGCGTTTAAAGGGGGCGGATGCGAAGAACATGCCCATTCTGGACGTTGCGCGTTTTGTTTCCCGCCTTTTCTCCCGAAGGTTCGGAATCTCTCCCAGCCCTCAAGGAACTTTTGCAACCTGTTGCTCGCCCTGCCTGACCGCCCCCCTTGGTCAGCGCGTTTCCAGGGCAACGGCCCCCATCCTTTCCCCGCCCGCTATTTTGCTTGCCAGGTGAGTCACAATCCTTCCCCTTCACGTGACGTCACGCCCTGGGAAGAGAGGCCAAGGCAGGTACACAGCGCTGTCCCCTGGAGGGCCTCAAGGGTGGGACACCTTTGGCGGCActttgaaggaggggggagggggaacaacccCATCCAAGCAGGAGCACAGGTGGCCTCTGAAGCCTCCTCTGCCCCTGCTTTCCAGTGTTGGGGTTGGAAGGGAGAGTATGACTTTTAATTTAACTTGTTTTTTTGCAGGCACTGGGGTGCTTTTTACCTCAACCCCTCCTTCTGAACGGGGGTGTTCAACATGGTGGCAGCCTCACGGTCTCGGGCTGCATACAGCCTGACAGATGTGACTCCAGCCCGGACGATTTGGGTTTACCGTAATGGTGATCCCTACTTCCCTGGGAGGAGGTTTGTGGTCAACCATCGATATATGCCCACCTTTGAAGCCTTTATGATACAGCTGAACGAAGGATTGCCGACACCTTTTGGGGTGAGGAGTGTGTACACACCCCGCGAAGGGCACTCCGTTAACGACTTGACGGACTTGTACTCAGGTGGCAAATATGTGGCTGCAGGAAGGGAAAAATTTAAGAAACTGAAGTAAGTATGAAAGCACTGAACAAACGCTATGAATTTTTGGGTGACAAAGCTATCTAACCCTCTATTCCAAAATCAACAAAACACTTtgctctttaaaatattttggatgtatgatttttttttgttagtaTCCGAttccaaggaattcctgagatATTTTATAAAAATGTTAGGTCTAAGCCAAGAATTGCTGCTGTGATCTCGAAGAACAAATTGCACAGGTCCCTGTTGCAAGTGGTTTTGTGTGTTCTTCTGTTTTGTGGATTCTGCCACCTTTGCCACTGCAGTGCCACTGGTCTACTTTGCAGGGGGAAAGCGTGGCTGCTATGAAGCTAGTAGGGATTAGTTCTGTAGGATCAGTGTAGCCACCTGTCATCCCAAAACTGGGTAGAAACACGCTCAGCAGGTAAGGTCATCAAATATaaaagctgttgttttctgtggaggtttttttgtggggggagaatcagggttcAGACCAATACTCTGGGATGTTTTCTTTGCCCTTTTGCCAGCCTTCTTCTGCTATGGATTCTTTATAATTCCTGAGATGGTAGGAGGATATAGGAAGCCTTTGTTCTGTCCCTTTCTGCCTTGGCCAGATAAGATGAATGAGAGAAAATAAAGGGGTGTATGAAGTAGAAATAACTTTCCTTTTGTgcctcatggaccgtttatgcactggaggtttcatgccagactgcaggctggagttttagttgtggcagattggcccacctcttcctgcacccacacacgggaacatttggcctggtgcacctcatccacccccaatttgtgctcctgcatgggaactggggcagtgaagttcccagtacataaatggtCATGGTCTGTCCTCATTCCATGTGGGGAATTATCCAAGAGTAAAGAATAGCCAGCTCTGTATCTACAGGAGTGCATGGAAAGGTCTCTCATTCACTCTTTTTCCTCCTGATCCCTGAGGGGTGGAGCAGATGTGGAAGCCTTGGATTTTCCAGATAGCTACACAAGTGATGCTTGGTGTGCAACTCTTTTCAGTGTAGCTCACTGTTAAAATTAGGTATTGAGCAGAGATCTGCTCACTTAGGTGGTTTTCTAGGCACTGTCAACATAATCCAGGAAATAGAGGATTTCATTCTTTTAATAGTTGTAGTAATTTCTCTGTGGCGTTTGCAAGGTGGGGCTATGTTAATCCAACTACTTTCTAGCCATTTTATACAAATAACTAAACAATACTGTCAATGTACATGCACTGGGTTGGATTCTGGCCATGAAACAACAATGGCATAATCATTATGCCCATCTTATGTGAATATTTTAATTCTTCCCATTTTTATTATTGATTGCTTATGTAACACTTTAGCACTACTTTAGCTTTTCAGATGTTGTCATTTTTTTCTCAACTATGTGCATTATTGCTTTTTACAAAAGGGGAAGTGAAGTTGCAAGATGATTGCCCAGCAGTGTCGCAACGAAGAGACAATTCACACTTGACATGTTAAACTTGGATTACAAAAGTGTTGAGATATGCGCCTGACTCCATGGAGTGGGTGCAAACAGTTTTCCCACTGGCGCAGAAGGGGTCATTATTGTCTTTGTGGTTCACAGGACCTATATGAATAAAAGCCATATGGAATAGGGGCTGTAATAAGGAGAGGAACTGTCCAAAATTGAATGAAAAGTCTGCCTACATCCAGCTCTGATGATTATGAATAACATGTGTGTTTAAATGGCTTAATTTAATTGCAATAAACATGAACGTTGAGATTACTTGTCTAGATTGCTAGGGAGCTCAGCTGTTTCAACATACAAGGGACAGTCATAACTGGTACGCCCATTGTGTATTTTGCCTCTTAAACTTGGTTATTGATTATATTTGTGTTTAATAACTGTAGGATTTGGCCTTACGTAAAGATTTAAATCCAGGTCAGGTCTCTGTTTGCAAAAGTAAATTGTCTCTCTGCTTTAAATATTGCAGGATTATGTTTTGCTAAttgtcagtttatttattttaaactgttATACTCCTGAAGCATAAAAATGTTAGGAAATTGTAGTGCCCTTGTCATCTTATGTGGTCAGTGTTAATTAGTTATGTTCAAATGTAACCTTAGAAGTGACATACAAGAAAATACTTCATGAAAATCTAGTTAACTGTAAACACTTCTAATTAAACATCAGCATGGAGAAGGCATCTGCCCAAAAAATTaatcattaaacattaaaaaattaatcacTAAACACCACTCTAAAAAATAAGGTTCCCATCTGCACCAGTGGCTAGAATTTGACTAAGAGCAGGTTCTCTGTTGTTGCTTCAGTTTTGTTTGTCCTTCTCATTTTCCTTACttttaagttcctgtttcttccaggGAGGGGTTCTGTTCCACGTGTCGCTATAGTCTTTGAATTTTATATCAATTTTTTTCTAGCATAAAACCTGCAGAGAGACATGCTGGAAACAGACCATTGCAATATAAAATGGGCCACTAGGGGGATCCAAACACATGAAGAACAGGACCCTCCacaggaagaaacaggaacttaagaCTGTGGCAGCTCAGGGTGGCAGTTTCTGAGATATTTAATGAAATACCCAAGAAAACCAGTGTACATCCAGCTCTACTATAGAGGGGGCTGCTGGTTTTAAAACATATAGCTgaatttagattcaaatgagtctGATGAAaagtgcttgaataaatctttgttggtcttaaaggtgctactagactctgattttattgagctgaATTTAGAGTTcaattaaaaatgtaatcaaGTCTTATATTTCTTTTGTCAGTTACTTTCGTATAGGGGCAAAAAAAcctcaaagaaggaagaaggaggaggtggtgagtgTCTTTATTAGTGTCTTTTTCAGTTATTGACAGGAGGAAGCAATTACTCAGTTTTATCAGTATGTCACTTATCTATATACTTAAAAAGGCAAGGATAATTATTTTAACTATTAGCTTAGtctagacatagaatcatagaaacatagagttggaagggacctcatgggtcatctagtccaaccccctgcactatgcaggacactcacatcccagtcgctcatctactgtaacctgccacccctttgccttcaaagaatcagcctctctgtcagatggctatctagcctctgtttaaaaatttccaaagatggagaacccaccaccttccgaggaagcctgttccgctgagaaaccgctctaacagtcaggaacttcttctggatgttgagacggaattccttttgaaataatttcatcccattggttcttgtccatccctccggggcaagagagaacaactctgctccttcctctatatggcacccttttaaatacttgaagacggttatcagatctcctctcagttgtctcctatccaggctaaacagaccaagctcccctaaccgtTCTAAATCTGTCTtcatccaaacccctcaccatctttgttgccctcctctggacacgttccagtttgtctatatctcttcagctggggtgcccaaagctgaacacagtactccaagtgaggccagacCAGGTGCCCTTCTGTTTCTGAATCTTCTATT
It contains:
- the ALLC gene encoding putative inactive allantoicase: MSAHLKEGKPFVLPDFVHLNDLACKITGGKVLFATDDFFAPAENLLKEQRPISHTDLFTEYGKWRDGWETRRKRISGHDWCIIQLGVPGTVYGFEADTSYFAGNCAPRLSIQAAYLKQEEIPSLPPRGTRIGTAASEEEFKAVEEMRSNEWDYLVPMSEIKSGNLDVGCNYFHVTSKQKWTHIRLNIYPDGGIARLKVYGTISRDWSLSGQNDLNDLVAMVNGGICVGYSNAQLGHPHNILGTGRAKSMKDGWETRRSLERPSILKADDKGNLLIPGREWAVFRLGHPGIITHVEIDTNHFKGNFPDTCTLDACILSVQEENNCIAQKWSLEKDTKWNVLLPVMTLKPHKRHFFDATAIQTLNVCTHVKLTIAPDGGISRLRLWGFPRIPSHVRG